ATTGCAATTCGCTCGATTTCAGTTAACCCAAGCAACTCGATTCGTTCATTTGGACGGTTGTGTactgatctttttcttttcacgcCTCTCTATTTCGTGATGCTGAAGCAACCAGCTACTTTAAGAGAATCTGAGACAAACGTAGGATCGAATTTGTCGTCAGGCATTATTGAATCGAGTGGGGTAAACTTATTTTAGTTGCTTTAGTCCGGCTGGAAAGCTTAAGGTAATTGTCGGATCGAGTTTGATTACTCCATGTGAGATGTTCACTCATGAAAATCTCGACATTATGACCTCTGTTAGGAtgctaatttcttttttcataaaataccCAAAcgtttggtttttgtttttcctcgTGATTTTCTGGAATTGTGGAAAAGTACCCGCATTCCATTTTATTCAAACAATAGTAGTTCGTCAAATCTGTTTTTATCTATGTTTTAGCCATTTTATTACGTAATTGTCCATAATGTCATATATACAAAAACATTAGTGAGCTCAGTCTCCACCTGGAATAGAACTTTCGATCTCGAGATCTTCGAGTTTGACCCAACTTCTTAGCAATAAGAAGTAGCTAAATTCGTGCGATTTTCTTGAAGGCTATTTAACCATCATCTACCAGTCAATCATAATAGCACGAAAAAGCCTCGGCCCGACATTCtgattccaagttggtgaggaTGGAGACAGGAGACAAGCAGGCCAGTCCGACTCAATAAAGAGTAATGAGCAACATGTTTTGGACATAGTGGCCAAAGGCTTAGCTAATTAAGAGGATTCCCCATCACACCATTTTGCTTTTATACAATGTTTGACAAAGCTGAAAGCGAAAGCAACCTTACCGTAGCAGAAGGGTGGAAAAAAGGAATTGACTTTCCGACTTCTTCACATCTAATgctcatcatcattttcaaataCCACATAAACAAGTGGGACTGATAGGGTTCTTGAAGTACTCCAGTCCCTTTCATGGAGGTCAAGGTTCGCTATGCGGGGCGACCTGAAAGCTTGCGCTTGTATAGAAACTTGTGTAGAACCTGTGTACACATTTCTTACACCAGACCCAAAAACCCAACCTCCTAAAGAGTAACAGTTCGCAATCATATGGGTCCGGGGTGAAACTTAAAAGAGACGAGCAGACATGATAATGCTTGATTGCAACGTTTCGTGAGAGCACATTAAGACTACCCTAGTTGAAGACACACTCTAAGGCGGTCTAGGCCCTTGGAAAACAGTCACGTCCCAGTCTGATTAATCATGCTGTTAATCAAAAGTGAGCGGTACAGGACAGACAGAAGAGTTGAATGATGCGGAAATTTCCTTTTATTCCTTCTCAATTGGCAAGTAAAATTCAACACGATTAGAATTTGACTTTTTTCACTAAATGCACACGACAACGAATCACAAAATTATGGACGCTCACAAGTGAAAGAAACAGATTTACACAAAAATCCTAGTTTGCCCACACTAGTAGCAAAGGACTTACCATGAATGAAGAGATTAGATGGGAGACACCACCAAAAAGAAGGTGCGGTCAGGGGGAAAAAATCCTTCTCTGGGCAGAGGAAGTGAACTTGAATAGAAGCGGCAGCTCCATGAACGTGGAAGCTTGCCAGAATATTTGAAGTTAGGGCACATATTCACTCTCGAGAATGGGCTGGGTTCTGGTGACCATAGCTGCTGGTGCTTTCGTATCACCAACCGAAGTCATATGCAGTGTTTCCCCGGCTTCTGCAGCCTTCTCCATCTGTTGcatattctttctttgcttgAACTTTTGTGCCCATAACGCTAACAAACTCAGTAGCAAAATCAATGCTAATCCCCCCACAACAGACCCGACAATTATCCAGACTTTGGTGTTGGACTTTCCATGACCTGCCTTTCCTGGTGTTGGTCCTCCTCCACCAGGTGTTGGAGGCGGAGAGATTGGAGAAGGGGACGGAGCAATAGATTCAACCACTATGGAAAAATGTCCCTGTTCTGTTGTAGAGCATACATTGCTCGATATCAGATTGCTGAAATTGATAGAACCATTTATATCAAATGAAACACACTTGGCAACAGACCCCAGTGGAGGAGACTTCACATCTGTGAAATTAATCACTATGGGGTTAGCAGTTGTCCTGATATCCAACTCTAGCAAATTCGTAGCCGACAAGTTAAATGCGTCATAAGCAAGAAGACCCAGAACGGGTGATAAATACGCGTAACCAGGTAACGGATAATACACCGCAGACCAATTTCCCAGATTTTGATACACAAGAACCAGCCTCTCAACATATGGAGTCTCAGTAACTCCAGTTGGAATTTCAAACTCCTTGTACGCCGTAACACCTCTGCTTCGCAAGCTGCCACTCCGAAGCCTCATTGCAGATACCTTAATCCCTGTCAAGTTTGGGGGAACAGTTCCGTCGTAGGAAACGCCTGTCCTAGCGCGGTTAAAAGCCCTATATGCATAATCCTGGAGAACCGCATCCAAAGCTCGTGGGGATCCGACAGTAGACTGGGCATTCGAACTCTCAACCTCAAATAAGCATAACAAAAGGACATGCATCATGAGACCCCAGAGACGCCCCATGGATGCTCCCGGTGGGGTGGTGAAAATCGGCAGAATGCCACTCTACTCGAACCGATATCCGAGTTCAACACCCACAAAGTAAACGAACACTCCAAGAGCGGCGCAGTAAACTGTCTTCCAGAAACTGGGTTTCTGCAATTCCAGATTCTTGAAAAAGATCTCCAATCAAATGACGAGCAGCACCAACGGGCACCGCAGAGGAAAAAGGGAGAGGGGAACGTGGGTTTCCAGAGAGGAGGCGAGAGGCAAAAAGCTTTATTCAGCCGTTGCAATTCCTGAACAAGGCAATGCCCAGATTTACTTTTCCCCTTTGCCGATCCTTGCGAAAGAAGCTACTGCCCCCGGCCTCCTGGACCAACAACAACTGCTGGAGAATCTCAAAAGCTCCGCCTTTTCCACGAGGAAACGAGCCCATCACTTCGCGCGCATTCCCATCCTCGTCATCAAAGGTCTCGCCTTCCGGATGGGATCGGACAGAGCGACgcgaaaaaaaaggggggcagCTGCCGTCTGATCACCTCCCCCGTCCTGGAACGGTCAACCAGGCGTCGCTATCGCTAATAAAGAAGGCATTTATTAGTCGCCAACGCCATGTAGATGCAGGACCTCCCCGA
The sequence above is drawn from the Eucalyptus grandis isolate ANBG69807.140 chromosome 11, ASM1654582v1, whole genome shotgun sequence genome and encodes:
- the LOC104425130 gene encoding uncharacterized protein LOC104425130; the encoded protein is MGRLWGLMMHVLLLCLFEVESSNAQSTVGSPRALDAVLQDYAYRAFNRARTGVSYDGTVPPNLTGIKVSAMRLRSGSLRSRGVTAYKEFEIPTGVTETPYVERLVLVYQNLGNWSAVYYPLPGYAYLSPVLGLLAYDAFNLSATNLLELDIRTTANPIVINFTDVKSPPLGSVAKCVSFDINGSINFSNLISSNVCSTTEQGHFSIVVESIAPSPSPISPPPTPGGGGPTPGKAGHGKSNTKVWIIVGSVVGGLALILLLSLLALWAQKFKQRKNMQQMEKAAEAGETLHMTSVGDTKAPAAMVTRTQPILESEYVP